In Geminocystis sp. NIES-3708, a single window of DNA contains:
- a CDS encoding ribonuclease R family protein, whose translation MEFSIATILSHLSVDKLVPGKVLEKKLGCEEAEELEKLQIALDVLEKVGVVTKEFGKYRRVIEEDVVEAKLRCSSKGFCFAIQDEEDADDIYIRESHLSNAWNSDRVLVKIIKEGTRRRSPEGEVKLIVERANPSVLARVIEDNGDYNAVPLDDRLLFELNLKENGQSLEEAVNHLVHVNVLRYPIGQNPPIGKVIRVLGSDAETAADTDIVSSKHDLPQEFSERVLQKAALLTPNLTPQDLENRLDLRDVLTITIEQEVTTQLDLFIENAFTLQKNEDNNWILGVHIADVAHFVEPETHLDREARKRGTTVHLGDKVIDLLPKAVQNCASLIPKEDRLTISVFLTIDDKGQVIESQIQPSVICVDHQLTYKEVQTMMGAGNTKPELETTLDLLNHLFFELSPLVKAQRLQRGGFDISLDNITSYFKDEGRIGAIASYSTLPVLSLMTELMVLVGKVVAEHLAELKLPAIYCTQAKPDWDELEDLLKLVVNLQLDFRLESEDELQPIDYYHLIQEFGKSDYEKVLHYLLLNSLKSDKYTQHPAPHFGLALPIYTHCVSPGQRYVDLQIQRVLKALFEHGRDRRYVRSSKGVDLRSSTCHGYINWNVLPPAIQNNLEADLHSLITHLNEREKIAQDAESDLTGLKKAEKMKDCTGKVFSGLITGVQSYGFFVQIEDSLVEGLVHVSSLKDDWYEYRSRHTCLVGRKNRTAYRLGDTVEVEVKSVDYYRQQIDLVTVRGGSTAVDSDFED comes from the coding sequence ATGGAATTTTCAATCGCTACAATACTTTCTCACCTCAGTGTGGATAAACTTGTACCAGGTAAAGTACTCGAAAAAAAACTGGGCTGTGAAGAAGCTGAAGAACTCGAAAAACTACAAATAGCCCTTGATGTTTTAGAAAAAGTTGGAGTAGTTACAAAAGAGTTCGGAAAATACCGCCGAGTGATAGAAGAAGATGTAGTAGAAGCTAAATTACGTTGTTCAAGTAAAGGCTTCTGTTTTGCTATTCAGGATGAAGAAGATGCAGACGATATTTATATTCGAGAAAGTCATCTGAGTAATGCTTGGAATAGTGATCGAGTTTTAGTAAAAATCATTAAAGAAGGCACTCGTCGTCGTTCTCCTGAAGGAGAAGTGAAATTAATTGTCGAAAGGGCAAATCCTTCAGTTTTAGCAAGAGTTATTGAAGATAATGGAGATTATAACGCTGTACCTTTAGATGACCGATTACTATTTGAGTTAAATTTAAAAGAAAATGGTCAATCTTTAGAGGAGGCAGTTAACCATTTAGTCCATGTCAATGTTTTACGTTATCCTATTGGACAAAATCCCCCCATCGGAAAAGTTATTCGAGTATTGGGTAGTGATGCAGAAACCGCCGCTGATACTGATATTGTTTCTTCTAAACATGATTTACCTCAAGAATTTTCCGAACGAGTATTACAAAAAGCAGCTCTTTTAACACCAAATCTAACACCTCAAGATTTAGAAAACCGCCTTGATTTAAGAGATGTTTTAACTATAACCATTGAGCAAGAAGTTACAACCCAACTGGATTTATTCATCGAAAATGCTTTTACTCTCCAAAAAAACGAAGATAATAATTGGATTTTAGGTGTTCATATTGCTGACGTTGCTCATTTTGTAGAACCGGAAACTCATTTAGATCGAGAAGCTCGTAAGCGTGGTACGACAGTTCATTTGGGAGATAAAGTTATTGATTTATTACCTAAAGCCGTACAAAATTGTGCTTCTTTAATTCCGAAGGAAGATCGTTTGACGATTTCTGTGTTTCTTACCATAGATGATAAAGGGCAAGTTATTGAGTCTCAAATTCAACCTTCTGTTATTTGTGTAGATCACCAATTGACTTACAAAGAAGTACAAACCATGATGGGTGCTGGTAATACTAAGCCTGAATTAGAAACTACTTTAGATTTACTCAATCATCTTTTCTTTGAATTAAGTCCTTTAGTTAAAGCTCAAAGATTACAAAGAGGTGGATTTGATATTTCTTTAGATAATATTACTTCTTATTTTAAAGATGAAGGCAGGATTGGTGCGATCGCATCTTATTCTACTTTGCCCGTATTGTCTTTAATGACGGAATTAATGGTATTAGTAGGGAAAGTGGTAGCTGAACATTTAGCTGAATTAAAACTACCTGCTATTTATTGTACTCAAGCAAAACCAGATTGGGACGAATTAGAAGATTTATTAAAATTAGTGGTTAATTTACAACTGGATTTTAGATTAGAATCGGAAGATGAATTACAACCTATCGACTATTATCATCTCATTCAAGAATTTGGCAAGTCTGATTATGAAAAAGTACTTCATTATCTTCTTTTAAATTCCCTTAAATCTGATAAATATACCCAACATCCTGCTCCTCATTTTGGTTTAGCTTTACCCATTTATACTCATTGTGTTTCTCCTGGGCAAAGATATGTTGACTTACAAATACAACGGGTTTTAAAAGCACTTTTTGAACATGGGCGCGATCGCCGTTATGTTCGCTCCAGTAAAGGTGTTGACTTACGGAGTAGTACTTGTCATGGTTATATTAACTGGAATGTTTTACCACCAGCTATTCAAAATAACCTTGAAGCTGATTTGCACTCTCTTATCACCCATCTTAACGAAAGAGAAAAAATAGCTCAAGATGCAGAATCTGACTTAACTGGATTGAAAAAAGCAGAAAAAATGAAAGATTGCACGGGAAAAGTATTTAGCGGTTTAATAACAGGAGTACAATCCTATGGCTTTTTCGTACAAATAGAAGATTCATTAGTAGAAGGATTAGTTCATGTTAGCTCACTCAAAGATGACTGGTATGAATATCGCTCTCGACATACTTGTTTAGTGGGGAGAAAAAATCGTACGGCTTATCGTTTAGGTGATACTGTCGAAGTAGAA
- the acpP gene encoding acyl carrier protein yields the protein MNQEILQRVQEIVVEQLDVEADRVTPEANFVNDLDADSLDVVELVMALEEAFEIEIGDEEAEKIATVGDAVAHIESKTQAAA from the coding sequence ATGAACCAAGAAATATTGCAAAGAGTACAAGAAATCGTAGTAGAACAATTAGACGTTGAAGCTGATCGTGTAACCCCTGAAGCTAATTTTGTGAATGACTTAGACGCAGATTCTTTAGACGTTGTAGAATTAGTGATGGCCTTAGAAGAAGCATTCGAGATCGAAATCGGTGATGAAGAAGCTGAGAAAATTGCCACCGTTGGAGATGCTGTTGCTCATATTGAAAGTAAAACTCAAGCGGCGGCTTAA